The proteins below are encoded in one region of Chrysemys picta bellii isolate R12L10 chromosome 4, ASM1138683v2, whole genome shotgun sequence:
- the UEVLD gene encoding ubiquitin-conjugating enzyme E2 variant 3 isoform X1 produces MLSSSEHAQYTQSSKTGARAVGQGLVPGGCRPGRAQQEARGGAAAMEFSEETLRTQLVKYKFRDLTIEELKNVVKIYPNFRFSMDTYTFKDGSLKDLLNFSGTIPVKYRGNSYNIPICLWILDSHPFAPPICLLKPTINMEISVGKHVDAHGRIYLPYLQNWSHPKSIIIGLIKEMIEKFEEELPLYSVSSSDEAKQLELLSYIAKITTGETDMNSKTMVGGQKKDGGFNKVTVIGAGDLGIACVLAIAAKGAADQVVLLDLSEGAAKGGTMDLDIFALPNVEISKDFSTSADSKVVVLTVNSLGNAQSYLGVIQSNVDLFRGIVPAVAHYSQNSVLLVASHPVEIMTYVSWKLSAFPKSRVIGIGCNLDTERFQYIITNLLKAQTIGKEAWIIGERGEDKVPAWSGSNLVTCHQTERVVNDNSQEQLANRAMEVLKGKGQKSWSVGLSIADLIESILKNKRKVHSISTLAKGCCNINSEVFLSMPCILGTNGVTEIIKPLKEDKLVAKKLQSSAASIHDLQQQLKL; encoded by the exons atgctcagttcgagtgagcatgctcagtacactcaaagtagcaaaacgggagcgagagctgtggggcagggtttggttcctggcgGCTGCCGTCCAGGCCGGGCGCAGCAGGAAGCGCGGGGAGGTGCCGCTGCAATGGAGTTCTCCGAGGAGACACTGAGGACGCAGCTGGTTAAG TATAAATTCCGGGACCTGACCATAGAAGAATTGAAGAATGTTGTTAAGATCTACCCAAACTTCAGATTCTCCATGGATACATACA CTTTCAAAGACGGATCCCTTAAAGACCTCTTGAATTTTAGTGGCACTATTCCAGTGAAATATCGGG GTAATTCCTATAACATACCAATTTGTTTGTGGATTTTGGATTCTCATCCTTTTGCTCCTCCCATTTGCTTGCTGAAACCAACTATAAACATGGAAATCTCTGTGGGAAAACATGTAGATGCACATGGCAGGATATACTTGCCCTATCTACAAAACTGGAGCCAC CCAAAGTCAATTATCATTGGATTAATCAAAGAAATGATTGAAAAGTTTGAGGAAGAGCTACCTCTGTATTCAGTATCATCTTCTGATGAAGCCAAGCAGCTAGAACTGCTATCCTATATTGCAAAGATAACTACAG gtGAAACTGACATGAATTCAAAGACTATGGTGGGTGGACAGAAAAAAGATGGAGGCTTTAACAAAGTTACTGTGATTGGAGCAGGAGATCTTGGCATTGCTTGTGTACTAGCAATTGCAGCAAAG GGTGCTGCAGACCAGGTAGTTCTCTTGGACCTCTCAGAAGGTGCAGCAAAAGGAGGAACAATGGACCTGGATATCTTTGCTCTGCCAAATGTAGAGATCAGCAAAG ATTTTTCTACTTCTGCTGATTCAAAAGTGGTAGTGCTCACCGTTAATTCTCTGGGTAATGCTCAGTCGTATCTTGGTGTCATACAGAGCAACGTGGATCTATTCAGAGGAATTGTCCCAGCAGTAGCACATTATAGTCAAAATAGTGTGCTGCTTGTTGCATCTCATCCAG TGGAAATAATGACATATGTCTCATGGAAGCTGAGTGCATTTCCTAAAAGCAGAGTTATCGGAATTGGTTGTAATCTAGACACTGAGAGATTCCAATATATTATCACAAACTTGTTGAAAGCACAGACCATAGGAAAAGAGGCTTGGATTATCGGCGAACGAGGGGAAGACAAAG tgCCTGCATGGAGTGGTTCTAACTTAGTAACATGTCATCAAACTGAACGAGTAGTGAATGATAACTCTCAGGAGCAGTTGGCGAACAG AGCCATGGAAGTTCTTAAGGGAAAAGGTCAAAAGTCCTGGTCTGTTGGGCTGTCAATAGCTGATCTGATTGAAAGtatactgaaaaataaaaggaaggtTCATTCCATATCAACTCTGGCAAAG GGGTGTTGCAATATAAACAGTGAAGTATTTTTAAGTATGCCATGTATTCTTGGAACCAATGGAGTGACTGAAATTATCAAACCACTGAAGGAGGATAAGTTGGTGGCAAAAAAACTGCAAAGCAGTGCAGCATCAATTCATGACCTTCAACAGCAATTGAAACTTTAA
- the UEVLD gene encoding ubiquitin-conjugating enzyme E2 variant 3 isoform X3: MDTYTFKDGSLKDLLNFSGTIPVKYRGNSYNIPICLWILDSHPFAPPICLLKPTINMEISVGKHVDAHGRIYLPYLQNWSHPKSIIIGLIKEMIEKFEEELPLYSVSSSDEAKQLELLSYIAKITTGETDMNSKTMVGGQKKDGGFNKVTVIGAGDLGIACVLAIAAKGAADQVVLLDLSEGAAKGGTMDLDIFALPNVEISKDFSTSADSKVVVLTVNSLGNAQSYLGVIQSNVDLFRGIVPAVAHYSQNSVLLVASHPVEIMTYVSWKLSAFPKSRVIGIGCNLDTERFQYIITNLLKAQTIGKEAWIIGERGEDKVPAWSGSNLVTCHQTERVVNDNSQEQLANRAMEVLKGKGQKSWSVGLSIADLIESILKNKRKVHSISTLAKGCCNINSEVFLSMPCILGTNGVTEIIKPLKEDKLVAKKLQSSAASIHDLQQQLKL; encoded by the exons ATGGATACATACA CTTTCAAAGACGGATCCCTTAAAGACCTCTTGAATTTTAGTGGCACTATTCCAGTGAAATATCGGG GTAATTCCTATAACATACCAATTTGTTTGTGGATTTTGGATTCTCATCCTTTTGCTCCTCCCATTTGCTTGCTGAAACCAACTATAAACATGGAAATCTCTGTGGGAAAACATGTAGATGCACATGGCAGGATATACTTGCCCTATCTACAAAACTGGAGCCAC CCAAAGTCAATTATCATTGGATTAATCAAAGAAATGATTGAAAAGTTTGAGGAAGAGCTACCTCTGTATTCAGTATCATCTTCTGATGAAGCCAAGCAGCTAGAACTGCTATCCTATATTGCAAAGATAACTACAG gtGAAACTGACATGAATTCAAAGACTATGGTGGGTGGACAGAAAAAAGATGGAGGCTTTAACAAAGTTACTGTGATTGGAGCAGGAGATCTTGGCATTGCTTGTGTACTAGCAATTGCAGCAAAG GGTGCTGCAGACCAGGTAGTTCTCTTGGACCTCTCAGAAGGTGCAGCAAAAGGAGGAACAATGGACCTGGATATCTTTGCTCTGCCAAATGTAGAGATCAGCAAAG ATTTTTCTACTTCTGCTGATTCAAAAGTGGTAGTGCTCACCGTTAATTCTCTGGGTAATGCTCAGTCGTATCTTGGTGTCATACAGAGCAACGTGGATCTATTCAGAGGAATTGTCCCAGCAGTAGCACATTATAGTCAAAATAGTGTGCTGCTTGTTGCATCTCATCCAG TGGAAATAATGACATATGTCTCATGGAAGCTGAGTGCATTTCCTAAAAGCAGAGTTATCGGAATTGGTTGTAATCTAGACACTGAGAGATTCCAATATATTATCACAAACTTGTTGAAAGCACAGACCATAGGAAAAGAGGCTTGGATTATCGGCGAACGAGGGGAAGACAAAG tgCCTGCATGGAGTGGTTCTAACTTAGTAACATGTCATCAAACTGAACGAGTAGTGAATGATAACTCTCAGGAGCAGTTGGCGAACAG AGCCATGGAAGTTCTTAAGGGAAAAGGTCAAAAGTCCTGGTCTGTTGGGCTGTCAATAGCTGATCTGATTGAAAGtatactgaaaaataaaaggaaggtTCATTCCATATCAACTCTGGCAAAG GGGTGTTGCAATATAAACAGTGAAGTATTTTTAAGTATGCCATGTATTCTTGGAACCAATGGAGTGACTGAAATTATCAAACCACTGAAGGAGGATAAGTTGGTGGCAAAAAAACTGCAAAGCAGTGCAGCATCAATTCATGACCTTCAACAGCAATTGAAACTTTAA
- the UEVLD gene encoding ubiquitin-conjugating enzyme E2 variant 3 isoform X2, which produces MAVVCIFSRRCLNSISSGQAGAGAFKDGSLKDLLNFSGTIPVKYRGNSYNIPICLWILDSHPFAPPICLLKPTINMEISVGKHVDAHGRIYLPYLQNWSHPKSIIIGLIKEMIEKFEEELPLYSVSSSDEAKQLELLSYIAKITTGETDMNSKTMVGGQKKDGGFNKVTVIGAGDLGIACVLAIAAKGAADQVVLLDLSEGAAKGGTMDLDIFALPNVEISKDFSTSADSKVVVLTVNSLGNAQSYLGVIQSNVDLFRGIVPAVAHYSQNSVLLVASHPVEIMTYVSWKLSAFPKSRVIGIGCNLDTERFQYIITNLLKAQTIGKEAWIIGERGEDKVPAWSGSNLVTCHQTERVVNDNSQEQLANRAMEVLKGKGQKSWSVGLSIADLIESILKNKRKVHSISTLAKGCCNINSEVFLSMPCILGTNGVTEIIKPLKEDKLVAKKLQSSAASIHDLQQQLKL; this is translated from the exons atggctgttgtctgcatcttcagccgtcggtgtttgaactctatttcatcaggacaggctggcgctggag CTTTCAAAGACGGATCCCTTAAAGACCTCTTGAATTTTAGTGGCACTATTCCAGTGAAATATCGGG GTAATTCCTATAACATACCAATTTGTTTGTGGATTTTGGATTCTCATCCTTTTGCTCCTCCCATTTGCTTGCTGAAACCAACTATAAACATGGAAATCTCTGTGGGAAAACATGTAGATGCACATGGCAGGATATACTTGCCCTATCTACAAAACTGGAGCCAC CCAAAGTCAATTATCATTGGATTAATCAAAGAAATGATTGAAAAGTTTGAGGAAGAGCTACCTCTGTATTCAGTATCATCTTCTGATGAAGCCAAGCAGCTAGAACTGCTATCCTATATTGCAAAGATAACTACAG gtGAAACTGACATGAATTCAAAGACTATGGTGGGTGGACAGAAAAAAGATGGAGGCTTTAACAAAGTTACTGTGATTGGAGCAGGAGATCTTGGCATTGCTTGTGTACTAGCAATTGCAGCAAAG GGTGCTGCAGACCAGGTAGTTCTCTTGGACCTCTCAGAAGGTGCAGCAAAAGGAGGAACAATGGACCTGGATATCTTTGCTCTGCCAAATGTAGAGATCAGCAAAG ATTTTTCTACTTCTGCTGATTCAAAAGTGGTAGTGCTCACCGTTAATTCTCTGGGTAATGCTCAGTCGTATCTTGGTGTCATACAGAGCAACGTGGATCTATTCAGAGGAATTGTCCCAGCAGTAGCACATTATAGTCAAAATAGTGTGCTGCTTGTTGCATCTCATCCAG TGGAAATAATGACATATGTCTCATGGAAGCTGAGTGCATTTCCTAAAAGCAGAGTTATCGGAATTGGTTGTAATCTAGACACTGAGAGATTCCAATATATTATCACAAACTTGTTGAAAGCACAGACCATAGGAAAAGAGGCTTGGATTATCGGCGAACGAGGGGAAGACAAAG tgCCTGCATGGAGTGGTTCTAACTTAGTAACATGTCATCAAACTGAACGAGTAGTGAATGATAACTCTCAGGAGCAGTTGGCGAACAG AGCCATGGAAGTTCTTAAGGGAAAAGGTCAAAAGTCCTGGTCTGTTGGGCTGTCAATAGCTGATCTGATTGAAAGtatactgaaaaataaaaggaaggtTCATTCCATATCAACTCTGGCAAAG GGGTGTTGCAATATAAACAGTGAAGTATTTTTAAGTATGCCATGTATTCTTGGAACCAATGGAGTGACTGAAATTATCAAACCACTGAAGGAGGATAAGTTGGTGGCAAAAAAACTGCAAAGCAGTGCAGCATCAATTCATGACCTTCAACAGCAATTGAAACTTTAA